From the genome of Flavobacteriales bacterium, one region includes:
- a CDS encoding cytochrome-c peroxidase, producing MKRIGILVLILISVVALKSCSKDPFIGEYVPTPYVLQIPEGFPPMVVPESNPMTVEGVELGRHLFYDKKLSGDLTQSCASCHIQSTAFSDPARFSTGITGAQGNRNAMALINLGWERFFFWDGRAATLEDQIFGPVVNPNEMNDTWPNVVRKLQADEKYRDMFHHAFGTPGIDSVRVVKAIAQFLRTLISGNSKFDRVLRGQESFTSSEANGYDLFMRDKDENNGISGADCFHCHGPVLMSKQLFANNGLDATFSDLGRGGVTGNPNDNGRFKGPTLRNIELTAPYMHDGRFTTLDQVIEHYSTGLVVSPTIDPLMKFAADGGVGLNPQEKIDIKNFLLTLTDWDFVNNPAFADPN from the coding sequence ATGAAACGTATTGGTATTCTCGTTTTGATTTTGATTTCTGTTGTTGCATTAAAATCGTGCAGCAAGGATCCTTTCATTGGGGAATATGTCCCTACACCCTATGTACTGCAAATTCCGGAAGGTTTTCCTCCGATGGTAGTTCCGGAAAGTAATCCGATGACGGTGGAAGGTGTTGAATTGGGTCGTCATCTTTTTTACGATAAAAAACTCTCCGGTGATCTTACCCAATCCTGCGCCAGTTGTCACATCCAAAGCACTGCCTTTTCCGATCCTGCCCGTTTTTCTACCGGCATCACCGGTGCGCAAGGTAACCGCAATGCGATGGCATTAATTAATCTCGGCTGGGAACGCTTTTTCTTTTGGGATGGACGCGCTGCTACACTCGAAGATCAGATTTTTGGTCCCGTAGTTAACCCAAATGAAATGAATGATACCTGGCCGAATGTTGTTCGCAAACTTCAGGCCGATGAAAAATACCGCGACATGTTTCATCATGCTTTCGGTACACCGGGTATTGACTCGGTGCGTGTAGTAAAAGCCATTGCTCAATTTTTACGCACACTCATTAGCGGTAATTCCAAATTCGACCGTGTGTTACGCGGACAAGAATCCTTCACTTCTTCTGAAGCTAACGGTTACGATTTGTTTATGCGCGACAAAGATGAAAACAATGGCATTTCAGGTGCAGACTGTTTTCACTGTCATGGTCCCGTGCTGATGTCGAAACAACTTTTCGCCAATAACGGTCTCGATGCCACCTTCAGTGATTTAGGTCGCGGCGGCGTTACCGGTAACCCGAACGACAATGGCCGTTTTAAAGGTCCTACCTTACGCAATATCGAACTCACCGCTCCGTACATGCATGATGGTCGTTTTACCACCTTAGATCAGGTGATAGAGCATTACAGCACCGGTCTGGTTGTTTCTCCTACCATTGATCCGCTCATGAAGTTTGCTGCGGATGGTGGTGTTGGTTTGAATCCTCAGGAGAAAATTGATATTAAGAATTTTCTTTTAACGCTTACCGATTGGGATTTTGTGAATAATCCTGCGTTTGCGGATCCGAATTGA
- a CDS encoding c-type cytochrome, whose protein sequence is MKKLVYISLLFTLFISACRREEDEVYSDHYDLEIPKGFPIPNIPADNYLSKSRVEMGKRLFFDTRLSVDNTISCASCHLPQLAFSDDKALSFGVTGHIGKRNAPPLQNLAWVAPFMRDGGVPTLELQVHAPLTDTNEMAFDILLAVERLKDDPYYRDQSLYAYKRAFDAYVITRALAAFERTLVSGNSKYDQYLYAGRILTASELRGKDLFFSDSLHCSDCHSGYNFSNNQFENNGLYVVYPDTGRARITLRPEDSGKFRVPSLRNVEVTAPYMFDGSLASLGDVIDHYAAGGAGNHNQSPLVAGFLLSQQDKDDLIAFLKTLTDTDFLNNPAHRP, encoded by the coding sequence GTGAAAAAATTAGTTTATATCAGTTTACTATTTACACTTTTCATTTCTGCATGCAGACGTGAAGAGGACGAAGTGTATTCTGATCATTACGATTTAGAAATTCCCAAAGGTTTTCCCATTCCGAATATTCCTGCCGATAATTATCTCTCCAAATCGCGCGTGGAAATGGGAAAACGATTGTTTTTCGATACGCGACTTTCGGTAGATAATACCATCAGCTGCGCATCGTGCCATTTACCGCAACTTGCTTTTTCGGACGATAAAGCACTGAGCTTTGGTGTAACCGGACACATTGGAAAACGCAATGCTCCTCCCCTGCAAAATCTTGCCTGGGTTGCTCCATTTATGCGCGATGGCGGTGTACCTACACTGGAACTGCAAGTGCATGCACCCTTAACCGACACCAATGAAATGGCCTTTGATATTTTACTGGCTGTTGAACGTCTAAAGGATGATCCTTATTACCGCGATCAAAGTCTTTACGCTTACAAACGCGCCTTCGATGCGTATGTTATTACCCGTGCACTTGCTGCATTTGAGCGCACCCTTGTTTCCGGAAATTCGAAGTATGATCAATATCTCTATGCGGGAAGAATATTAACGGCATCTGAATTGCGCGGAAAAGATTTATTTTTTTCTGATTCGCTTCACTGCAGTGATTGCCACAGTGGATATAATTTCAGCAATAATCAATTTGAAAATAACGGTTTGTATGTCGTGTATCCGGATACAGGAAGAGCACGCATTACTTTGCGTCCGGAAGACAGCGGTAAATTTCGTGTTCCTTCGTTGCGCAATGTAGAAGTTACTGCTCCGTATATGTTCGACGGAAGTCTGGCATCACTCGGTGATGTGATTGATCATTATGCAGCAGGAGGTGCCGGAAATCATAATCAGAGTCCGCTCGTTGCCGGTTTTTTACTGAGTCAGCAGGACAAAGATGATTTAATCGCTTTCCTCAAAACGCTGACGGATACGGATTTCCTGAACAATCCCGCTCACCGTCCGTAG